One genomic window of Raphanus sativus cultivar WK10039 unplaced genomic scaffold, ASM80110v3 Scaffold0860, whole genome shotgun sequence includes the following:
- the LOC130503203 gene encoding uncharacterized protein LOC130503203, whose amino-acid sequence MSEESPRPAARRRSSVSSSRASGSSHEQNSFPAYIPAPPPAPAQQNPGVMPVELLVQQPGREHLPVLHPTPRRGHSTWFTKSSNGISRSINQMMYSMLQIGYTKWSEIPQDDQELWFRQFAQEFNWHPDHTETVRIRFKAKAMDSYTKQVNAWKKVWQKNKRPRNINGRVFEQLIVHWQKDETAETSSRNSKNRKSDRGGKGMYVHNLGACSMSTKEDELIEANDGNPVDRLQLIKVAHTNKTTGQIQDLLIKDVVDLVETEIASQSQPLSDDGDSVGASTNLSRLQINEMVEKAVPKRKGGFLVGLARRASSYPASSSQVPYADPMILEELHDKGERIVALEEQNATIQAENATIQAENATILAELASQKKTNAEIMEKLNRLFASSS is encoded by the exons AT gtCCGAGGAATCACCCCGCCCCGCAGCCCGTCGACGTAGTTCGGTGAGCTCTTCCCGTGCATCGGGATCGTCTCACGAACAAAACTCGTTTCCCGCATATATTCCCGCTCCACCTCCCGCTCCTGCTCAACAGAATCCGGGGGTCATGCCAGTTGAACTATTGGTTCAACAACCGGGTCGAGAGCATCTCCCGGTTCTCCATCCCACCCCACGACGAGGACATAGCACttg gttcaccaagTCGAGTAATGGCATTAGCAGGAGCATCAACCAGATGATGTATTCCATGCTCCAAATTGGATATACGAAGTGGAGTGAGATCCCTCAAGACGACCAAGAGTTGTGGTTTCGTCAATTTGCG CAAGAGTTCAACTGGCACCCCGATCACACGGAAACAGTCCGTATTAGATTCAAAGCTAAGGCCATGGACTCTTATACAAAGCAGGTGAACGCGTGGAAGAAAGTTTGGCAGAAGAACAAGAGGCCACGGAACATCAACGGGAGGGTGTTCGAGCAGTTGATAGTTCATTGGCAGAAGGACGAAACTGCAGAGACGTCTTCTAGGAACTCTAAGAACCGGAAGAGCGATCGTGGCGGGAAAGGTATGTATGTGCACAACCTCGGGGCTTGCTCTATGTCTACTAAGGAAGATGaactt ATCGAAGCAAATGACGGTAATCCCGTTGATCGACTCCAACTCATTAAGGTGGCTCACACTAACAAGACGACGGGTCAAATTCAGGACCTCTTGATCAAAGATGTCGTTGATTTGGTGGAAACTGAAATAGCATCTCAATCTCAGCCTCTCTCTGATGACGGCGATTCAGTGGGAGCTTCAACCAACTTGTCCCGATTGCAAATAAATGAGATGGTtgaaaag gcTGTTCCTAAAAGGAAAGGAGGCTTTTTAGTTGGATTGGCCCGCCGTGCTTCTTCGTATCCGGCATCTTCTTCGCAGGTTCCGTATGCCGATCCCATGATTCTCGAGGAGCTACATGACAAAGGTGAACGGATTGTGGCATTGGAGGAGCAGAACGCCACTATCCAAGCTGAGAATGCCACTATCCAAGCTGAGAATGCCACTATCCTTGCTGAGTTGGCATCCCAAAAGAAGACCAACGCCGAGATAATGGAGAAGCTAAACCGTTTATTTGCTTCGAGTTCTTag
- the LOC130503205 gene encoding uncharacterized protein LOC130503205, which produces MVVETRGGKRKDNPTKEETRRVKFAKEMSQTTAAEDNDNIEKTTEMTETAEKTSEDSRETTAGTKPTEPTAPTTVVGGPSPPAPPAPPAPPAPPATPAIGTHSGDDEIEGSEEGNEDGEGSEEENGDGDGAAEGKDDENGGSEEVREEIENVEDKRPEEKESDYMLKEISHTMKHFGRVVKENTLWPLPGFCVPLELIAFEDIERLASVEEFVKDDLDERLASVEEFVKDVEKEKDVEKQKQRKK; this is translated from the exons ATGGTGGTTGAAACGAGAGGAGGTAAGAGGAAGGATAATCCAACGAAGGAAGAGACTCGGAGAGTGAAGTTTGCGAAGGAGATGAGTCAGACGACGGCGGCGGAGGACAACGATAACATCGAGAAGACGACGGAGATGACGGAGACTGCGGAGAAGACGAGTGAGGACTCGAGAGAGACTACGGCGGGAACGAAGCCGACTGAGCCGACTGCTCCGACGACAGTTGTTGGTGGCCCATCTCCTCCAGCTCCTCCAGCTCCTCCAGCTCCTCCAGCTCCTCCAGCAACTCCAGCGATTGGGACTCATTCTGGAGATGATGAGATTGAAGGTTCTGAAGAAGGAAATGAAGACGGAGAAGGTtctgaagaagaaaatggagatggagatggagctGCAGAAGGAAAGGATGATGAGAATGGAGGTTCCGAAGAAGTAAGAGAAGAGATTGAGAACGTTGAGGATAAAAGACCAGAAGAAAAG GAATCTGATTACATGTTGAAAGAGATCTCTCACACAATGAAACATTTTGGAAGGGTTGTGAAAGAGAATACGTTGTGGCCTCTTCCAGGTTTCTGTGTCCCACTAGAG CTTATTGCATTCGAG GATATTGAAAGATTGGCCTCGGTGGAGGAGTTTGTGAAGGACGACTTGGATGAGAGATTGGCCTCGGTGGAGGAGTTTGTGAAGGAcgtagagaaagagaaagacgtagagaaacagaaacaaagaaagaagtgA